One Chitinophaga varians DNA window includes the following coding sequences:
- a CDS encoding dicarboxylate/amino acid:cation symporter has protein sequence MEVLKNYRDIFLLLGGIIAGSIAGALLGPKVEVIKPIGDIFLNLLFTTVIPLVFFAIASAIAHIDASHRLGRVLGVMSLVFLSTLLIAAFLTIVAVWIFPIHQKVVLTPVTDHASAGTFGEQLTRLLTVSEFYELLSRKNMLPFIIFSVLTGMAAMRAGERGASFRRFLHSGNEVMKDLLALLMKAAPLGLGAYFAYQVGTVGPQLFGTYAHSLAIYYGFGAIYFLAGFSFYAFVAGGFRGVKIFWKNNIVPTLTAVGTGSSIATIPANLEAVPKMGVPASVGNVVVPLGATLHKDGSSISSIIKMAVVFAMYGKGFDSVNVIVMALGITVIVSIVEGGIPNGGYIGELLVMSVYNFPPEALPPLMVIGTLVDPLATILNATGDNVAAMLVTRFLPKRAAVSV, from the coding sequence ATGGAAGTCCTCAAGAATTACCGTGATATATTCCTGCTGCTGGGCGGAATTATCGCAGGTTCCATAGCCGGGGCGCTATTGGGGCCAAAGGTGGAAGTGATCAAACCGATTGGTGATATTTTTCTCAACCTTTTATTTACGACTGTCATACCACTGGTATTTTTTGCGATCGCGTCTGCCATTGCGCATATCGATGCGTCGCACCGGCTGGGAAGGGTATTGGGTGTGATGTCATTGGTATTTCTCAGCACATTGCTGATTGCTGCTTTTCTGACTATTGTGGCCGTCTGGATATTTCCCATTCACCAGAAAGTGGTGCTGACGCCCGTAACAGATCATGCCAGCGCCGGCACTTTCGGCGAGCAGCTGACGCGGCTGCTGACGGTCAGCGAGTTTTACGAGTTGCTTTCCCGCAAGAACATGTTACCGTTCATTATCTTTTCGGTACTGACCGGCATGGCCGCGATGCGGGCGGGAGAACGGGGCGCTTCTTTCCGGCGTTTCCTGCATTCGGGCAACGAGGTGATGAAAGACCTGCTGGCATTACTGATGAAGGCCGCCCCCCTGGGGCTGGGCGCTTATTTCGCCTACCAGGTAGGTACGGTGGGCCCGCAGTTGTTTGGCACCTATGCGCATTCGCTGGCTATCTATTATGGCTTCGGCGCTATTTATTTCCTGGCTGGCTTCAGCTTCTATGCTTTTGTGGCCGGCGGTTTCCGGGGGGTGAAGATTTTCTGGAAAAACAATATCGTCCCCACCCTTACCGCTGTCGGCACCGGCAGCAGTATCGCCACTATTCCGGCCAACCTGGAAGCGGTACCCAAAATGGGAGTGCCGGCATCTGTTGGCAACGTGGTCGTGCCGTTGGGCGCAACGCTGCATAAAGATGGTTCCAGCATCAGCTCCATCATCAAGATGGCGGTTGTTTTTGCCATGTACGGCAAAGGTTTCGACAGTGTCAACGTGATTGTGATGGCACTGGGCATTACCGTCATCGTAAGCATTGTGGAAGGCGGCATTCCCAACGGTGGTTACATCGGGGAGCTGCTGGTGATGTCGGTATACAATTTCCCCCCGGAGGCGCTCCCGCCGCTGATGGTGATCGGCACCCTGGTAGATCCGCTGGCCACCATTTTAAACGCGACGGGAGATAACGTAGCCGCTATGCTGGTAACCCGGTTTCTGCCAAAGCGGGCTGCGGTAAGTGTTTAA
- a CDS encoding NirD/YgiW/YdeI family stress tolerance protein: MKCLLLGLLLPLCFLAQHKYYTIGEVLKNARQLTYDSTTVKIKGYITEKVGKTTYLLEDRTAEIRVDIADKFLPGKPFSDREEVIVEAWVQYEINKPVTLTANRPVTHD; encoded by the coding sequence ATGAAATGTTTGTTACTGGGTTTATTATTACCGTTGTGTTTTCTTGCCCAGCATAAGTACTATACGATAGGAGAAGTCCTGAAAAACGCACGGCAGCTAACTTACGACAGTACGACAGTAAAAATCAAAGGGTACATCACCGAAAAGGTCGGTAAAACCACCTATCTGCTGGAAGACCGTACCGCTGAGATCCGCGTGGATATTGCAGATAAGTTCCTGCCCGGCAAACCCTTCAGCGACAGGGAGGAAGTGATCGTCGAAGCCTGGGTACAGTATGAAATCAACAAGCCGGTCACCCTGACGGCTAACCGGCCTGTAACGCATGATTAG
- a CDS encoding MgtC/SapB family protein: MIPWTEILLRLSLAALFGGMIGLERERKDWAAGLRTHMMVCVGAALTMMVSAYGFEDILGRPNVVLDPSRVAAQVISGIGFIGAGTILFLKEGVIRGLTTAAGLWTVAAIGLATGGGMYFAALTATVIAIIILWALQPLEKKFLSRFEHKSIRIVTFERSKSVELINNLFHNSALSIIGCNIEQTDTLFLLSIRFKNLDKTTFTALIAEIQADSGVKEISWSA, translated from the coding sequence ATGATCCCATGGACGGAAATACTGTTAAGGCTTTCGCTTGCCGCCCTGTTCGGCGGCATGATCGGTCTGGAGCGGGAACGCAAAGACTGGGCTGCTGGTCTGCGTACACATATGATGGTATGCGTAGGCGCCGCGCTCACGATGATGGTTTCCGCCTACGGCTTTGAAGATATCCTCGGCAGGCCCAACGTAGTACTGGACCCTTCCAGGGTGGCCGCGCAGGTGATCAGCGGCATTGGTTTCATCGGGGCAGGCACCATCCTCTTCCTGAAAGAAGGCGTCATCAGGGGCCTTACCACCGCAGCAGGGCTCTGGACGGTAGCGGCCATCGGACTGGCTACCGGCGGCGGGATGTATTTTGCCGCACTAACCGCCACCGTGATCGCCATTATTATCCTGTGGGCACTGCAACCCCTGGAAAAAAAATTTCTCTCCCGCTTTGAACATAAAAGCATTCGCATTGTCACCTTCGAAAGAAGTAAATCGGTAGAACTGATCAACAACCTTTTTCACAACAGCGCCCTCTCTATCATCGGTTGTAATATTGAACAAACAGACACGCTTTTTCTGTTGAGCATCCGCTTTAAAAATCTGGACAAGACCACATTTACTGCACTGATAGCCGAAATACAGGCCGACAGCGGAGTAAAGGAAATTTCCTGGAGCGCGTAA
- a CDS encoding hemolysin family protein: MLLQVFLTCFLVLLNGFFVAAEFAIVKVRSSQINSKGGLNRATTAAKHILGNLDGYLAATQLGITLASLGLGWVGESVVTTLILRLMDALHIRMTESTAHNIAIPVAFLTITILHIVFGELAPKSMAIRKPLPTTLTVALPLRFFFVIFRPFIWLLNGLANSILRMIGLTPVGESEIHSEEELKLIISESQEGGAIEETERELIQNVFEFDDSRVKEILTHRKDISALDISKPFQELIDQVIKDGYSRYPVYSNTLDELKGVIYTKDLVKGVLEKTLTNIQDILKPCFYVPDSMKIKDLLRTFQSQRLQMAVVTNEFGDTEGIVTMEDILEELVGDIQDEHDQETPIVEKKDENTYLVDAHEYLADINELLPVPLPESEHYETLSGLINYIHGNIPREGEVLVIENYEVLILKMFRSSVEKARLKLIR; the protein is encoded by the coding sequence ATGCTTTTGCAGGTTTTTCTGACTTGTTTTCTAGTTTTATTAAATGGATTTTTTGTAGCGGCGGAATTTGCCATCGTGAAAGTACGTTCTTCACAGATCAACAGCAAAGGCGGCCTGAACAGGGCCACAACAGCGGCCAAACATATCCTGGGTAACCTCGACGGCTATCTGGCGGCCACTCAGCTGGGCATCACCCTGGCCTCCCTCGGCCTGGGCTGGGTCGGCGAATCTGTCGTAACCACCCTGATCCTGCGGCTGATGGACGCACTGCACATCCGGATGACGGAAAGTACAGCGCATAACATCGCCATACCGGTAGCTTTTCTGACCATCACCATACTGCATATTGTTTTCGGTGAACTGGCCCCCAAATCAATGGCTATCCGGAAACCGCTGCCCACCACCCTGACGGTGGCCCTGCCACTGCGGTTCTTTTTCGTTATTTTCCGGCCGTTTATATGGCTGCTCAATGGCCTGGCCAACAGCATCCTCCGCATGATCGGTTTAACGCCCGTTGGGGAGTCTGAAATCCATTCGGAAGAGGAACTGAAGCTCATCATCTCCGAGAGCCAGGAAGGCGGCGCTATCGAGGAAACCGAACGCGAACTGATCCAGAACGTGTTCGAATTCGATGACAGCCGCGTAAAAGAAATCCTGACCCACCGCAAAGACATCTCCGCCCTCGATATCAGCAAACCCTTCCAGGAACTGATAGACCAGGTGATCAAAGACGGCTATTCCCGTTACCCGGTGTACAGCAATACCCTCGATGAACTGAAAGGCGTTATTTATACCAAAGACCTCGTTAAGGGCGTGCTGGAAAAAACGCTCACCAACATACAGGATATCCTCAAGCCCTGCTTCTACGTGCCTGACAGCATGAAGATCAAGGACCTGCTCCGCACTTTCCAGAGCCAGCGCCTCCAGATGGCGGTGGTGACCAACGAATTTGGCGATACGGAAGGTATCGTTACCATGGAAGACATCCTCGAGGAACTGGTAGGCGACATCCAGGATGAACACGACCAGGAAACCCCTATCGTAGAGAAAAAGGACGAAAACACCTACCTGGTGGACGCCCATGAATACCTCGCTGATATTAATGAACTGCTGCCGGTGCCACTCCCCGAAAGTGAACATTATGAAACACTCTCCGGTTTAATCAACTATATCCATGGTAACATCCCGAGAGAAGGAGAGGTGCTGGTCATCGAAAATTATGAAGTGCTGATCCTGAAGATGTTCAGAAGCTCTGTTGAGAAAGCACGCTTAAAGTTGATCCGATAA
- a CDS encoding pirin family protein: MEKKVLHVIEGREKHITDTEVVRQPLPSAQFRFASPFIVLHHMPAKYYAPGAPAERLHPHPHRGFSPVTFMLQGQGYHRDNAGNAMTVTAGDVQWMFAGKGILHSEGPSEDFLRKGGNYELLQLWFNAPAARKGDDPYYQYVKGADMPAVAQAEGVQLTLVSGNYEGKTGPLQNFTPIIAIWGAIQAGKSVTLKATPGYWTLLYVVDGQITVNGTAVNGYHLVIFDRDDAAEDIQITCKETTRILYLCAEPINEPVAAKDNFVMNTATEVDQAIADYKNGLFGTLEA, from the coding sequence ATGGAAAAGAAGGTCCTGCATGTGATTGAAGGCCGGGAAAAACATATTACCGACACGGAAGTGGTAAGGCAACCGCTGCCCTCTGCGCAGTTCCGTTTCGCCAGTCCGTTTATTGTGCTGCACCATATGCCGGCAAAATACTATGCACCGGGCGCTCCGGCAGAAAGGCTGCACCCGCATCCGCACCGCGGCTTTTCACCGGTCACCTTCATGCTGCAGGGACAGGGCTATCACCGCGACAATGCAGGCAATGCCATGACGGTCACCGCCGGTGACGTGCAATGGATGTTCGCCGGTAAAGGCATCCTCCACAGTGAAGGCCCCTCCGAAGATTTTCTCCGTAAAGGCGGCAATTATGAACTGCTGCAATTGTGGTTCAATGCACCGGCTGCCCGTAAAGGCGACGACCCCTACTATCAATATGTAAAAGGCGCAGACATGCCTGCCGTGGCCCAGGCCGAAGGGGTGCAGCTGACGCTCGTCAGCGGTAACTATGAAGGCAAAACCGGCCCGCTGCAAAATTTCACTCCCATCATCGCCATCTGGGGGGCTATACAGGCCGGCAAATCCGTTACGCTCAAGGCTACGCCGGGCTACTGGACACTGCTGTATGTGGTGGACGGGCAAATTACGGTCAATGGTACTGCGGTCAACGGTTATCACCTCGTGATATTTGACAGGGACGATGCCGCGGAAGATATTCAGATCACCTGCAAAGAAACAACCCGCATACTCTATCTCTGCGCAGAACCGATCAATGAGCCGGTAGCGGCCAAAGACAACTTCGTCATGAACACGGCCACAGAAGTGGACCAGGCCATCGCCGACTACAAAAATGGCCTCTTCGGCACACTGGAGGCGTAA
- a CDS encoding sulfite exporter TauE/SafE family protein: protein MEKQTTTIVTTVPADEATLKPLLVSGAVTGGDAAAVKKQRWIYWLTGILLLTITLALVWYFVPTFRVHVEDVPPTFYYFLAAGFLFAMIDGAIGMSYGITSTTFSLSMGIPPASASTAVHISEILSNGIAGWMHFKMGNVNKKLFKILIIPGIAGAVIGAYLLSSLEHYSMYTKPVVSLYTLILGSIIFKRAIQAQRAQHTGKKIKRIGLLGFGGGFIDAIGGGGWGSIVLSSLIAGRRHPRFSLGTVKATRFFIAMLSSLTFVAALSHVHWDAVLGLVIGSAVASPIAAKVSNKISAKTIMMAVSIIVIAASIKSIYSFVFKLL, encoded by the coding sequence ATGGAGAAACAAACAACCACAATAGTCACTACAGTGCCTGCGGACGAAGCAACACTGAAGCCCTTGCTGGTTAGCGGGGCGGTGACTGGCGGCGATGCCGCCGCAGTAAAAAAGCAGCGATGGATTTATTGGTTGACAGGTATTTTACTCCTGACGATAACGCTTGCCCTGGTCTGGTACTTTGTACCGACGTTCAGGGTGCATGTGGAAGACGTGCCGCCTACTTTTTACTATTTCCTGGCGGCGGGCTTCCTGTTTGCCATGATTGACGGCGCCATTGGCATGTCTTACGGCATAACCTCCACGACTTTTTCCCTGAGCATGGGCATTCCGCCCGCTTCTGCCAGCACGGCGGTGCATATATCGGAAATCCTCAGCAACGGCATTGCCGGATGGATGCACTTCAAAATGGGCAATGTCAACAAAAAACTGTTTAAAATCCTGATCATTCCGGGCATTGCCGGTGCAGTGATCGGCGCCTATCTCCTCTCCTCTCTCGAACATTATTCGATGTACACCAAACCGGTGGTATCGTTATATACCCTGATACTGGGCTCTATTATCTTTAAGCGGGCTATTCAGGCACAACGCGCCCAACATACCGGCAAAAAAATAAAGCGTATCGGGCTGCTGGGCTTTGGCGGAGGTTTTATCGACGCCATCGGCGGTGGCGGATGGGGCTCTATCGTGCTGTCCTCTCTTATTGCGGGCCGCAGGCATCCCCGTTTTTCACTGGGCACGGTAAAGGCTACCCGCTTTTTTATCGCCATGCTGAGCTCCCTCACCTTTGTGGCCGCACTGTCCCATGTTCACTGGGACGCGGTACTGGGACTGGTCATTGGCAGCGCCGTGGCTTCTCCCATTGCAGCCAAGGTGTCCAATAAGATTTCTGCCAAAACCATTATGATGGCGGTGTCCATCATTGTGATCGCGGCCAGCATCAAGAGCATCTACAGCTTTGTGTTTAAGCTATTGTAA
- a CDS encoding DUF4132 domain-containing protein: MPYTKETILPFIERQQQLYEDSSHYAQLQDGVAFLTGQTIHPPVCTDATVAREMGVFVQLLKLPDQWDDNDRLVLQLLADPLVWQQCRDRFLQHVVPMLDTPGSASAIVMRFSYFTSYLQQRGCSTEDIGSILIIYSGDGHNFDLAPLKFTPLRKFLQDLIKSAEWPTVDAYLRTWKQQGWNSLFFRLLSKGHPERETEYLEYILAQPDKGFVNVELSRVLLQLNTDKYLPLIEKAVAHLATLPDYTAQLCGYYLLAQYQPEAYQPRLLKAAYAYLQEYNSSITGQAFRQQQIAMGSASSLPAPDVIAVGQLLRQERQQAILYLDTHLDERKYLHPEAFQLIQQELGNQAVPLLLKAIDNDYEAKHIFPLLTRLDASLYAERLWDFTLHKLKSVRMLVAVILAEHPQALERAGLLLQHKKAEQRLTAVQILCRLDMPEARQLLQQALQQEINDDARDLMLETLGHTFAGEDDTTTAQQLVAFAKKRHKLNRPLEKWLDDTVLPPLYLLNGEALTLDMKRFLLYRMSRIEEMTVDMEARPLLRLIDRTTSGDFSMHLFQLYLSRNGDAKAKYLLALAGLTGDDRMALTLEQAIYQWIGEKRLRMAEHGVGALAMHGSKQALHTVEFLSRKYRVRKANVGAAALAGMQQVAAELGISMHELGDRIVPDFGFKDMLLPFDVKGDTYYLYIDQQFKLAAINNRQRKLKFIPVAITAETKERIKQLGKAIAETVKQQTARLEHFLVVQRKWEPAQWQQCFLHHPVMFVYATRLLWALYDAQDQLITGFQCRNDRSLTDLHGRLVTIPAGASIRVLHPLYLSNEAIAQWKQRFAEDGIEAVFPQLDRPVAAIPPQQADTTLVHDFEDIALESTLLNKHMEQKGWKLSEGAEGKYVYAYHKTDDENQLEVIVEMSSIYKEEGFRYKLGTLYFVDKTKMRQRWSRNPDKETDECLMPLGHVPPVFYSEAITDIAVSRQKVEVA, from the coding sequence ATGCCATATACTAAGGAAACTATACTACCTTTTATCGAACGACAGCAACAGCTTTATGAAGACAGCAGCCATTACGCGCAGCTGCAGGATGGGGTAGCTTTCCTTACCGGGCAAACCATTCACCCGCCTGTATGCACTGATGCAACGGTCGCCCGCGAAATGGGCGTTTTTGTACAGCTGCTGAAACTGCCCGACCAGTGGGACGACAATGACCGGCTGGTATTACAACTGCTCGCAGATCCCCTCGTCTGGCAGCAGTGCCGGGACAGGTTTCTTCAACATGTTGTGCCGATGCTGGACACACCTGGTTCCGCATCCGCCATCGTTATGCGCTTCAGTTACTTTACCAGCTACCTGCAACAAAGAGGCTGCAGCACTGAAGACATCGGTTCTATCCTGATCATCTATTCAGGCGACGGCCACAACTTTGACCTGGCGCCACTGAAATTCACACCACTGCGAAAATTCCTCCAGGACCTGATCAAAAGCGCGGAATGGCCAACTGTTGATGCCTACCTCCGCACCTGGAAACAACAAGGCTGGAACTCCCTCTTTTTCCGGCTCCTCTCCAAAGGACATCCGGAACGCGAAACGGAGTACCTCGAGTATATCCTCGCCCAGCCGGACAAAGGATTTGTCAACGTAGAGCTGTCGCGGGTACTGTTGCAGCTCAATACTGACAAATATCTGCCGCTGATAGAAAAAGCCGTGGCCCATCTGGCCACATTGCCTGACTATACCGCACAACTGTGTGGTTATTACCTGCTGGCCCAATATCAACCGGAAGCATATCAACCACGGCTGCTGAAAGCCGCTTATGCATACCTGCAGGAATACAACAGCAGCATTACCGGCCAGGCGTTCCGCCAGCAGCAGATCGCCATGGGGAGCGCTTCCTCGCTGCCAGCGCCCGATGTGATCGCCGTAGGCCAGCTGCTCCGTCAGGAAAGGCAACAGGCCATTCTTTATCTCGACACCCATCTGGACGAAAGAAAATACCTGCATCCGGAAGCATTTCAGCTGATACAACAGGAACTGGGCAACCAGGCCGTTCCCCTGTTGCTCAAAGCCATTGACAACGATTACGAAGCCAAACATATTTTCCCGCTGCTCACCCGGCTGGACGCATCATTGTATGCTGAAAGGTTATGGGACTTCACCCTGCATAAACTGAAATCGGTGCGTATGCTCGTTGCCGTTATACTGGCAGAACATCCGCAGGCGCTCGAACGCGCAGGCCTGCTGTTACAGCATAAGAAAGCGGAACAGCGACTTACCGCCGTACAGATACTCTGCAGGCTGGACATGCCCGAAGCCAGACAGCTGCTGCAACAGGCACTCCAGCAGGAAATCAACGACGACGCACGCGACCTGATGCTGGAAACATTGGGCCATACCTTCGCAGGAGAAGACGACACTACTACCGCACAACAGTTGGTGGCCTTCGCCAAAAAACGGCACAAACTCAACCGACCGCTCGAAAAGTGGCTGGACGACACGGTGTTACCACCTTTATATCTGCTCAACGGCGAAGCCCTTACGCTGGACATGAAACGTTTTCTTCTATACCGCATGTCGCGCATAGAGGAGATGACGGTTGACATGGAAGCCAGGCCGTTGTTGCGCCTGATAGACCGCACCACCAGCGGCGACTTCTCCATGCACCTTTTCCAGTTGTACCTGTCCCGCAATGGCGACGCCAAAGCGAAATATCTGCTGGCGCTGGCCGGCCTCACCGGCGACGACCGGATGGCCCTCACCCTCGAACAGGCCATCTACCAATGGATCGGTGAAAAAAGGCTACGCATGGCAGAACACGGCGTTGGCGCGCTGGCCATGCATGGCAGCAAACAGGCACTGCATACCGTAGAATTCCTGTCCCGCAAATACCGCGTCCGTAAGGCCAACGTAGGGGCGGCAGCGTTAGCCGGCATGCAACAGGTTGCTGCCGAACTGGGCATCAGCATGCACGAACTGGGCGACCGTATCGTTCCTGATTTTGGCTTTAAAGACATGCTCCTGCCCTTTGATGTGAAAGGCGATACCTATTATTTGTATATCGATCAGCAGTTTAAACTCGCTGCGATCAATAACAGGCAACGGAAACTTAAATTCATTCCGGTCGCCATTACGGCTGAAACCAAAGAAAGGATCAAACAACTGGGCAAAGCCATCGCCGAAACCGTGAAGCAGCAAACCGCCAGGCTCGAACATTTCCTGGTGGTGCAACGCAAATGGGAACCGGCACAATGGCAACAGTGTTTTCTCCATCACCCGGTCATGTTCGTATATGCCACCCGGTTACTCTGGGCTTTATATGACGCACAGGACCAGCTGATCACCGGTTTCCAGTGCCGCAACGACCGTAGCCTGACTGATCTTCACGGCCGGCTGGTCACCATTCCCGCCGGCGCCTCCATCCGGGTGCTGCATCCGCTGTACCTCAGCAACGAAGCAATCGCCCAATGGAAACAGCGTTTTGCCGAAGATGGCATCGAAGCCGTGTTCCCGCAACTGGACAGGCCCGTGGCGGCTATCCCGCCGCAACAGGCCGATACTACGCTGGTGCATGACTTTGAGGACATTGCCCTCGAAAGCACGCTGCTCAATAAACATATGGAGCAGAAAGGCTGGAAGCTCAGTGAAGGCGCTGAAGGCAAATATGTATATGCCTACCACAAAACAGATGATGAAAACCAGCTGGAAGTGATCGTGGAAATGAGCAGCATTTATAAGGAAGAAGGTTTCCGCTACAAACTGGGCACCCTCTATTTTGTAGATAAAACCAAAATGCGGCAACGCTGGTCCAGAAACCCGGATAAAGAAACCGATGAGTGCCTGATGCCCCTTGGCCATGTACCACCGGTATTCTATTCCGAAGCGATCACCGATATCGCCGTGTCCCGGCAAAAGGTAGAAGTGGCCTGA
- a CDS encoding beta-N-acetylhexosaminidase produces MLRFQSMVISSCLLLAVTAKKLQAQRLIPQPTQVTATTGIFKLSGTTAIVAGASTGEAKYLQEAFNNRIRLKLPLQPAAQNNYIRLSLNPKLDSSLGKEGYLLKVTPVGATITAATNAGIFYGVQSLQQLIRYNETNGFTISAVEIKDKPRFGWRSFMLDEARHFKGATAVKKLLDEMAALKMNTFHWHLTDDQGWRIEIKKYPLLTKVGSHRDSTQTGSWNSTVYDGKPHDGFYTQDQIRDIIAYATARHITIIPEIEMPGHSAAAIASYPWLGTQQTPIKVPGKFGVHYDVYNVADPKVVGFLHDVLDEVMQLFPSKVIHIGGDEVKYDQWKTDANVQAYMKANQLATPADLQIYFTNNISTYLAGKQRRMMGWNEIMGAKLHEYNDTKDVGTTQLAPGTIVHFWKGELKLITDAVSKGYDVVNSYHAATYLDYNYEQISLEKAYAFDPIPAGLDAKYHQKILGTGCQMWGEWIPDEMSMEEKVYPRLAAYAEDGWTLPANKNYREFEKALANFYARWSEHSIFYHR; encoded by the coding sequence ATGCTCAGATTTCAATCCATGGTCATCAGCAGCTGCCTGTTGCTGGCCGTGACTGCCAAAAAGTTGCAGGCACAACGCCTTATACCGCAACCCACGCAGGTAACCGCTACCACCGGCATTTTCAAACTCTCCGGTACGACCGCCATCGTAGCTGGCGCCAGTACCGGAGAGGCTAAATACCTCCAGGAAGCATTTAACAACCGTATCCGCCTGAAGCTTCCGTTACAACCTGCCGCCCAAAACAACTATATCCGTTTATCGCTCAATCCGAAGCTGGACTCTTCCCTTGGTAAGGAAGGCTACCTCCTGAAAGTTACGCCTGTCGGCGCCACTATCACCGCGGCCACCAACGCCGGAATATTTTATGGCGTACAGTCCCTCCAACAACTTATCCGCTATAACGAGACCAACGGTTTCACTATCTCCGCCGTGGAAATAAAAGACAAACCCCGCTTTGGCTGGCGTTCCTTTATGCTCGACGAAGCGCGCCACTTTAAAGGAGCAACGGCTGTTAAAAAGCTGTTGGATGAAATGGCTGCACTGAAAATGAACACCTTCCACTGGCACCTCACCGATGACCAGGGCTGGCGGATAGAGATCAAAAAATATCCCCTGCTGACGAAAGTAGGCAGTCACCGCGATTCTACGCAGACCGGCAGCTGGAACAGCACTGTTTATGACGGTAAACCGCATGATGGTTTTTATACGCAGGACCAGATCCGCGATATTATTGCCTATGCCACCGCCCGTCACATCACCATTATTCCTGAAATAGAAATGCCCGGCCACTCTGCTGCGGCCATTGCCTCCTATCCCTGGCTGGGCACGCAACAGACGCCTATCAAAGTACCCGGAAAGTTTGGCGTGCACTACGATGTATACAATGTGGCAGATCCAAAAGTAGTTGGGTTCCTGCATGATGTACTGGACGAAGTGATGCAGCTCTTCCCTTCCAAAGTGATCCATATTGGCGGCGATGAGGTGAAATACGACCAGTGGAAAACCGATGCCAACGTACAGGCCTATATGAAAGCCAATCAGCTGGCCACTCCCGCAGATCTTCAGATCTATTTTACCAATAACATTTCCACTTACCTTGCCGGCAAACAACGCCGCATGATGGGCTGGAATGAGATCATGGGCGCCAAACTGCATGAATACAACGATACCAAAGACGTAGGCACCACGCAGCTGGCTCCCGGCACGATCGTACATTTCTGGAAAGGCGAACTTAAACTGATCACCGATGCGGTATCAAAAGGATACGATGTGGTCAACTCCTACCATGCCGCTACGTACCTGGATTACAACTACGAACAGATATCACTGGAAAAGGCATATGCCTTCGACCCGATTCCCGCAGGGCTGGACGCTAAATACCATCAAAAAATTCTGGGCACAGGATGTCAGATGTGGGGAGAATGGATACCAGATGAAATGTCCATGGAAGAAAAAGTGTATCCCCGCCTCGCGGCTTATGCAGAAGACGGATGGACACTTCCGGCCAATAAGAACTATCGCGAATTTGAGAAGGCGCTGGCAAACTTTTATGCCCGCTGGAGCGAACATAGCATCTTCTATCACCGGTAA